In Clostridium sp. DL-VIII, the following proteins share a genomic window:
- a CDS encoding LysR family transcriptional regulator translates to MTLQQLKYAVEIARCGSITKAARQLFISQPSLSNAIMELETEIGIPIFNRTNKGSIISSEGAEFLGYAKQVIEQTELLENRYSNKKQLRQNFSVSTQHYAFAVSAFVNLIKEYNLDEYEFSLRETRTYEIIEDVKNIRSEIGILYLNEFNSKVINKFLKENNLVFKELFKANPHIFISSENPLANKKYVTLKELEQYPYLSFEQGEFNSFYFSEEIQSTLTHKKSVTVSDRATLFNLLIGLNGYTISTGVISHDLNGNNIISIPLQLKDEITIGYIVHENISLSKIALDYVELLKETLIGELNQI, encoded by the coding sequence ATGACATTGCAACAATTAAAATATGCAGTTGAGATCGCAAGATGTGGATCTATTACAAAAGCAGCAAGGCAGCTTTTTATTAGCCAGCCAAGTCTTTCTAATGCAATTATGGAACTTGAAACTGAGATCGGAATTCCCATCTTTAATAGAACTAATAAAGGAAGCATAATTTCTAGTGAAGGAGCTGAATTTTTAGGCTATGCAAAGCAAGTGATTGAACAAACTGAATTACTCGAGAACCGCTATTCCAATAAAAAACAGTTAAGACAAAATTTTTCTGTTTCGACTCAACACTATGCTTTTGCAGTTAGCGCTTTTGTAAATCTTATAAAAGAATATAATTTGGATGAATATGAATTTTCATTAAGAGAAACTAGAACCTATGAAATTATAGAAGATGTGAAAAATATTCGAAGTGAAATAGGAATTCTTTATTTAAATGAATTTAATTCTAAGGTTATTAATAAATTTTTGAAAGAAAATAATTTGGTTTTTAAGGAATTATTCAAAGCAAATCCTCATATTTTCATTAGTTCTGAAAATCCACTTGCAAATAAAAAATATGTTACGTTAAAAGAATTAGAACAATATCCATATCTTTCATTTGAACAAGGTGAATTTAATTCTTTTTATTTTTCAGAAGAAATTCAAAGTACTCTTACCCATAAAAAAAGTGTTACTGTAAGTGATAGGGCGACGTTGTTCAATTTACTTATTGGATTAAATGGTTATACTATTTCAACTGGAGTTATTAGCCATGATTTAAATGGAAACAATATAATTTCTATTCCGCTGCAATTAAAAGATGAAATTACTATTGGATATATTGTTCATGAGAATATATCTTTAAGTAAAATAGCTTTAGATTATGTTGAATTATTAAAAGAAACATTAATAGGAGAATTAAATCAGATATAG
- a CDS encoding PC4/YdbC family ssDNA-binding protein produces MADIKFEIEKELGKISESSKGWTKELNLISWNGKEAKFDLRDWAPGHEKMGKGITLSNDELKALKELLNSMDI; encoded by the coding sequence ATGGCAGATATTAAGTTTGAAATAGAAAAAGAGTTAGGGAAAATATCAGAATCATCAAAAGGATGGACTAAAGAACTAAATTTAATAAGTTGGAATGGAAAAGAAGCTAAGTTTGATTTGAGAGATTGGGCGCCTGGACATGAGAAGATGGGTAAGGGTATTACTTTAAGTAATGATGAACTTAAAGCTTTAAAAGAATTATTAAATAGTATGGATATTTGA
- a CDS encoding 5-methyltetrahydropteroyltriglutamate--homocysteine S-methyltransferase, which yields MIQFKNAKKREVTPFRYDIVGSFLRPKVLKEERAKFIKGIISSEELKNIEDIEITKLIEKQKKASLKVITDGEFRRSWWHLDFIWGLNGVEKVEIDSGYKFNGLETRPETARLSGKITGENHPFVEHFKFINQFAQEGIVARQTIPAPAQFLAELQRAENKEATNKSYNNINELTNDIAKAYQTVIKDLYDAGCRSLQLDDCTWGMFCDKKYWEARQDAGVDLKELAEIYVKVNNQAISKHPDDMIVTTHVCRGNYHSTFAASGGYEPIAEILFGKENVDGFYLEFDTDRAGDFSPLRFLGAGKQVVLGIVSSKIGKLEDKAAIIDRIKEATKYVDINNICISPQCGFASTEEGNILTEDEQWNKILLIKEIADEIWK from the coding sequence ATGATACAATTTAAAAATGCAAAGAAAAGAGAAGTAACACCATTTAGATATGATATTGTTGGAAGTTTTTTAAGACCAAAAGTTCTAAAAGAAGAAAGAGCAAAATTTATAAAAGGAATAATTTCTAGCGAGGAATTAAAGAACATTGAAGATATTGAAATTACAAAACTAATTGAAAAGCAAAAAAAAGCCAGCTTAAAAGTAATAACAGATGGAGAATTCCGTCGTTCTTGGTGGCACCTTGATTTCATATGGGGATTAAATGGTGTTGAAAAAGTAGAAATAGATAGTGGATATAAATTTAATGGCTTAGAAACAAGGCCAGAAACTGCAAGGTTATCAGGTAAAATAACTGGTGAAAATCATCCTTTTGTTGAACATTTTAAATTTATTAACCAATTTGCACAAGAGGGAATTGTAGCAAGACAAACAATTCCTGCGCCAGCTCAATTTTTAGCAGAATTACAACGTGCAGAAAATAAAGAAGCTACAAATAAATCTTATAATAACATTAATGAGTTAACAAATGACATTGCAAAAGCTTATCAAACAGTAATAAAAGATTTATATGATGCGGGATGCAGAAGCTTACAACTTGATGATTGTACATGGGGAATGTTTTGTGATAAAAAATACTGGGAAGCTCGTCAAGATGCTGGAGTTGATTTAAAAGAACTTGCAGAGATTTATGTAAAAGTTAATAATCAGGCAATTTCAAAGCATCCAGATGATATGATTGTTACAACTCATGTCTGCAGAGGAAATTATCATTCAACATTTGCAGCTTCTGGTGGATATGAGCCAATTGCAGAAATTCTATTTGGAAAAGAAAATGTAGATGGATTTTATCTTGAATTTGATACAGATAGGGCAGGTGATTTTTCACCACTTCGTTTCTTAGGTGCTGGAAAACAAGTTGTTTTAGGAATTGTATCTTCAAAAATTGGGAAATTAGAAGATAAGGCTGCTATAATTGACAGAATTAAAGAAGCTACTAAATATGTTGATATTAACAATATTTGTATTAGTCCACAATGTGGATTTGCTTCTACCGAAGAAGGAAATATTCTTACAGAGGATGAACAGTGGAATAAAATTCTATTAATTAAAGAAATTGCTGATGAAATCTGGAAATAA
- a CDS encoding helix-turn-helix domain-containing protein, with amino-acid sequence MENQFYTIDKVAEILGMHHKTIRKFITEGKLAASKVGKQWRISGNDLSLFMEKNNVNINDKNIKEESSIDFLTNEEVKETEKQKINVSTVADINDVDKEEYFRISNTLIAVMNCKDPKMGKSTINMKYDEKENRLRVLLWGNVSFIEEMLNSISMLVEQKDL; translated from the coding sequence ATGGAGAATCAATTTTATACAATAGATAAAGTAGCAGAAATATTAGGTATGCATCACAAAACTATTAGAAAGTTTATAACAGAAGGTAAGCTTGCTGCAAGTAAAGTAGGGAAGCAATGGAGAATTTCAGGTAATGATTTAAGTCTTTTTATGGAAAAGAATAATGTTAATATAAATGATAAAAATATTAAAGAAGAATCAAGTATTGATTTTCTTACTAATGAAGAAGTTAAAGAAACTGAAAAGCAAAAAATAAATGTATCTACTGTTGCAGATATAAATGATGTAGATAAAGAAGAATATTTTAGAATATCAAATACTCTTATAGCAGTAATGAATTGTAAAGATCCTAAAATGGGCAAATCAACAATTAATATGAAATATGATGAAAAAGAAAACAGGCTAAGGGTTTTATTATGGGGGAATGTAAGCTTCATTGAAGAAATGCTAAACTCCATTTCTATGCTTGTGGAACAAAAAGATTTATAA
- a CDS encoding cation-translocating P-type ATPase — protein MSKISEFIKDEEKRTMIMLIISVLSLIISFFNLIDLPFDAAYIAIVLCGLPIIKEAVIGLVTEFDIKADVLVSMALIASVIIGEIFAAGEVAFIMTLGALLEEHTVAKAKSGIEKLVNLTPTIARVIVDGKEKMIKAKDVLVDDIIKVLPGETVPVDGVLIEGETSIDQSVMTGESMPVDKNIGDEVFSGTVNQFGAFNMKASKIGEDSSLQRMIRLVKSADAGKAKIVGMADRWATWIVVIALISAIGTWLVTGEILRSVTILVVFCPCALVLATPTAIMAGIGNATKYGILIREGDALERLSKVKKITFDKTGTLTYGKPKVTKVCTFDKDISEQELLNLMASVEKSSEHPLGKAIVEYYKTVSKKEFKKVTDFKMVIGKGVSGKIDNNKIIAGNNKLLQEHQLSLSNVQETLSGDFIEKGCTVVYIAQDADIKGFVVLEDVLREDVKNIIQKIKKLNIESALITGDNKKTAENIGTLSGIEKVYSECLPEDKLSIIEDFQKNGQLVSMIGDGVNDAPALKKAFVGIAMGGIGSDIAVDAADIALVNDDIKCIPHLLELSKRTMKTIKINLILSMTLNFVAIILAMTGILNPIVGALVHNVGSVIVILHSALLLKWRS, from the coding sequence ATGTCTAAAATAAGTGAATTCATAAAGGATGAAGAAAAACGAACTATGATAATGCTCATAATATCAGTATTATCGCTTATAATTAGTTTTTTTAATTTAATAGATTTACCCTTTGATGCAGCTTATATAGCAATAGTTTTATGTGGCTTGCCAATTATTAAAGAAGCAGTGATTGGACTTGTTACTGAGTTTGATATTAAAGCAGATGTGTTAGTATCTATGGCTTTAATAGCATCAGTAATCATCGGTGAAATATTTGCAGCAGGAGAAGTTGCATTTATTATGACTTTAGGCGCACTACTTGAGGAACATACTGTTGCAAAAGCTAAATCCGGAATTGAAAAATTAGTTAATTTAACACCAACAATAGCAAGAGTAATTGTTGATGGAAAAGAAAAAATGATTAAAGCTAAAGATGTTTTAGTAGATGATATAATTAAAGTCTTACCAGGAGAAACAGTACCAGTCGATGGGGTTTTAATTGAAGGAGAAACGTCAATAGATCAATCTGTTATGACAGGTGAATCTATGCCTGTAGATAAGAATATTGGAGATGAGGTCTTTAGTGGTACTGTAAATCAATTTGGAGCCTTCAATATGAAAGCAAGCAAAATTGGTGAAGACAGTTCACTCCAAAGAATGATCCGTCTTGTAAAATCAGCAGATGCAGGAAAAGCAAAGATTGTAGGAATGGCAGACAGATGGGCTACTTGGATTGTCGTAATTGCATTAATATCAGCAATAGGTACATGGCTTGTTACAGGTGAAATTCTTCGTTCTGTTACGATATTAGTTGTATTTTGCCCTTGTGCATTAGTTTTAGCAACGCCAACAGCAATTATGGCAGGTATAGGAAATGCAACAAAATACGGTATTTTAATTAGAGAAGGGGATGCTCTTGAAAGATTATCAAAAGTTAAGAAAATTACTTTTGATAAAACAGGAACTTTAACGTATGGAAAGCCTAAGGTTACTAAAGTATGTACCTTTGACAAAGACATATCAGAACAAGAATTATTAAATTTAATGGCCAGTGTTGAGAAATCTTCTGAGCATCCACTTGGAAAAGCAATTGTAGAATACTATAAGACAGTATCGAAGAAAGAATTTAAGAAAGTTACAGACTTTAAGATGGTAATTGGTAAAGGGGTTTCTGGAAAAATAGATAATAATAAGATAATAGCAGGAAACAACAAACTGTTACAAGAACATCAGTTAAGCTTAAGTAATGTTCAAGAAACTTTATCTGGCGATTTTATAGAAAAAGGATGCACAGTTGTGTACATTGCACAAGATGCTGATATAAAAGGTTTTGTAGTTTTAGAGGATGTACTAAGAGAAGATGTTAAAAATATAATTCAAAAAATTAAAAAATTAAATATAGAGTCTGCATTAATTACAGGTGATAATAAAAAGACAGCAGAAAATATAGGAACTTTATCTGGTATTGAAAAAGTATATTCAGAATGCCTGCCAGAAGATAAATTATCTATAATTGAAGATTTTCAAAAAAATGGACAACTTGTTTCTATGATCGGAGATGGGGTAAATGATGCACCAGCGTTAAAGAAAGCTTTTGTTGGAATTGCCATGGGTGGGATAGGAAGTGATATTGCTGTAGATGCGGCAGATATAGCTCTTGTAAATGATGATATAAAGTGCATCCCACATTTATTGGAGCTTTCAAAGAGAACCATGAAAACAATAAAAATTAATCTTATATTATCAATGACCTTAAATTTTGTTGCCATTATATTAGCCATGACAGGTATTCTAAATCCAATTGTAGGAGCACTAGTACATAATGTAGGCTCTGTTATAGTTATTTTACATTCAGCATTATTATTAAAATGGAGAAGCTAA
- a CDS encoding tannase/feruloyl esterase family alpha/beta hydrolase: MKISKKSWTTISAFAASCVFMFNGSSTAAFANQKDSIVIATSSATNLKDFKVSDASSNFTIPAEIPASKIGLPTSGATISSATIVKSDEKDNLNGEYCKVLGAIHPVDKTAPDINFQVNLPVKWNSKILQYGGGGFDGALVTADSGYYGQMVSDPTPLAQGYVTFGSDSGHVNSSYWDSKWALNDEALNNFASDQLKKTKDTVLEIVQAFYKSKPSQVYFVGGSNGGREALKVVQRFPTEYNGVICYFPVLNWVPKAIADSRNADAVEANNGAGWISPEQYKRVNQTILGIDDGLDGARDGIISNIFGAEKKKDEVLKALKNILSDAQIKTLETFASPMKFNYPLANGLTTMPGYPVFKGAPLEDMYLNQFGTAPTARDGIMAASGDAVIKDMIVRDDNFNPESFDQDKWHDKVVQASELLDATDPDISAFKNNGGKLILIHGAGDQIVTFQGTIDYYNELVNKFGKDSLGEFVKFYMVPGNGHYNSETWNMESDTLDALDQWVVNNKSPENLIVTDGSEKTAGRTRPLLEYPAYPEYKGSGDVNSAGSFISATP, translated from the coding sequence ATGAAAATTTCAAAGAAAAGTTGGACTACTATAAGTGCTTTTGCTGCCAGTTGTGTGTTTATGTTTAATGGAAGCAGCACAGCAGCATTCGCTAATCAAAAAGATTCTATAGTTATTGCTACATCATCAGCTACTAATCTAAAAGATTTTAAGGTTTCTGATGCATCAAGCAATTTTACGATACCAGCAGAAATTCCTGCATCGAAAATAGGGCTGCCTACATCAGGTGCTACGATCAGTTCAGCAACCATAGTTAAATCTGATGAAAAGGATAATCTAAATGGAGAATACTGCAAGGTATTAGGTGCAATCCATCCAGTAGATAAAACTGCTCCAGACATTAACTTTCAGGTTAACCTTCCTGTAAAATGGAACAGTAAAATACTACAATATGGTGGCGGCGGATTTGACGGTGCTCTGGTTACTGCTGATAGTGGATATTACGGGCAAATGGTTTCAGACCCGACACCTTTAGCTCAAGGGTATGTGACATTTGGCAGTGATAGTGGCCATGTAAATTCTTCATATTGGGATAGTAAATGGGCGCTTAATGATGAAGCATTGAATAATTTTGCCTCTGACCAGTTAAAGAAAACAAAAGATACAGTACTAGAAATAGTACAGGCCTTTTATAAATCCAAGCCGTCTCAGGTATATTTTGTTGGTGGGTCTAATGGCGGACGAGAAGCGTTGAAAGTTGTGCAACGTTTTCCAACAGAATATAACGGCGTTATTTGCTATTTCCCTGTATTAAACTGGGTGCCTAAGGCAATTGCAGATAGCAGGAATGCAGATGCCGTAGAGGCTAATAATGGAGCGGGCTGGATCAGTCCTGAACAGTATAAGCGTGTTAATCAAACCATCCTTGGAATAGATGATGGATTAGACGGCGCTCGGGATGGCATAATAAGCAACATTTTTGGAGCTGAAAAAAAGAAGGATGAAGTTTTAAAAGCTTTAAAAAATATATTATCAGATGCGCAGATAAAAACATTAGAAACATTTGCTTCACCTATGAAATTTAATTATCCTCTTGCTAATGGATTAACCACCATGCCGGGATATCCTGTTTTTAAAGGAGCGCCTTTAGAAGATATGTATCTAAACCAATTTGGTACAGCACCAACTGCCAGAGATGGCATAATGGCAGCATCTGGGGATGCTGTTATTAAAGATATGATAGTTAGAGATGATAATTTTAATCCTGAAAGTTTTGATCAAGATAAATGGCACGACAAAGTTGTACAAGCTTCAGAATTGCTTGATGCTACAGATCCAGATATCTCAGCTTTTAAAAATAATGGAGGAAAATTGATTCTTATTCATGGAGCAGGAGACCAAATTGTTACCTTTCAAGGCACAATCGACTACTATAATGAGTTAGTTAACAAGTTTGGTAAAGACTCCCTTGGTGAGTTCGTAAAATTCTATATGGTTCCAGGAAATGGCCATTATAACTCAGAAACCTGGAATATGGAATCAGACACATTAGACGCATTGGATCAATGGGTAGTAAATAATAAATCTCCTGAAAATTTGATTGTAACAGATGGGTCTGAAAAGACTGCAGGCCGCACACGTCCGCTTTTAGAATATCCTGCTTATCCAGAGTATAAAGGAAGCGGAGATGTAAATTCCGCTGGAAGTTTTATCAGCGCTACCCCTTAA
- a CDS encoding DUF4180 domain-containing protein, with protein MNYRVVHKNNMKYIEFASEAWKLSSEQDVVDCISICMENDIFTIMFPSNVLSEDFFNLKTRLAGIALQKFINYHVKVTVIIEDEEKLNDRFKEMIMESNKGNHFRTFKNIEEAEIWISKL; from the coding sequence TTGAATTATAGAGTAGTACATAAAAATAATATGAAATATATTGAATTTGCTTCTGAAGCATGGAAACTTTCTTCAGAGCAAGATGTGGTGGATTGTATATCTATTTGTATGGAAAATGACATTTTTACAATTATGTTTCCTTCAAATGTCTTATCAGAAGATTTTTTTAATCTTAAGACAAGACTTGCAGGTATCGCATTACAAAAATTTATAAACTATCATGTAAAAGTTACAGTTATTATAGAAGATGAAGAAAAACTTAATGATAGATTTAAAGAAATGATCATGGAATCTAACAAAGGAAACCATTTTAGAACCTTTAAGAATATTGAAGAGGCAGAAATTTGGATTTCTAAATTATGA
- a CDS encoding metal-sensing transcriptional repressor: protein MRQCMDIPKIQTRIKKIEGQLRAISEMVDKDVPCEEILIQINAAKSALHKVGQVVLEGHLQHCVREGIEHGDADKTIADFAKAVEHFSRMS from the coding sequence ATGCGTCAATGTATGGATATTCCTAAGATACAAACTAGAATTAAAAAAATTGAAGGTCAACTTAGAGCTATTTCAGAAATGGTAGATAAAGATGTTCCTTGTGAAGAAATTTTAATACAAATTAATGCAGCTAAAAGTGCATTACATAAAGTTGGTCAAGTAGTACTAGAGGGGCATCTTCAACACTGTGTCCGTGAAGGAATAGAACATGGTGATGCTGATAAGACAATTGCTGATTTTGCCAAGGCAGTAGAACATTTTTCGAGGATGTCATAA
- a CDS encoding class I SAM-dependent methyltransferase, whose protein sequence is MSEFWEKSFAEKQAMWGFEPSSTAIIVADYFAENNLKDILIPGVGYGRNIKPFIDNNIEVTGIEISQTAINIARQNGINNKIYHGSVSDIPFENKLYDGVASFALIHLLNEDERKKFINDCYNHLKPGGYMIFTAVSEKAPMYGNGTKLAENYYETTYGVKLFFYNSKSIEKEFGNYGLVDFVEIDDIDKDNPDKPPVNFLMIKCRKKI, encoded by the coding sequence ATGTCAGAATTTTGGGAAAAAAGTTTTGCAGAAAAACAAGCAATGTGGGGATTTGAGCCATCAAGCACTGCAATTATAGTAGCAGATTACTTTGCTGAAAATAATCTAAAGGATATCTTAATACCAGGTGTTGGATATGGAAGAAATATAAAACCATTTATTGATAATAACATTGAAGTTACAGGAATCGAAATTTCTCAAACAGCAATTAATATAGCAAGGCAAAATGGAATTAATAATAAAATTTATCATGGATCAGTATCAGATATACCTTTTGAAAATAAGCTCTATGATGGTGTCGCTAGCTTTGCGCTTATTCATTTGTTAAATGAAGATGAAAGAAAAAAGTTTATTAATGATTGCTATAACCATTTAAAACCAGGTGGATATATGATTTTTACGGCTGTTTCAGAAAAAGCTCCAATGTATGGTAATGGCACGAAGCTTGCTGAAAATTATTATGAAACAACATATGGGGTAAAACTGTTTTTCTATAATTCTAAGTCAATAGAGAAAGAGTTTGGAAATTATGGGCTTGTAGATTTTGTAGAGATTGATGACATAGATAAGGATAATCCAGATAAACCTCCAGTAAACTTTTTAATGATAAAATGCAGAAAAAAGATATAA
- the rpsD gene encoding 30S ribosomal protein S4 has translation MAKMRTPRFKLCRRLGLNVIGHPNAMKRANNGSARNAKKLSAYGTQLLEKQRLRAYYGVMEKQFSNYVKKALKDKEQTGYSLIKRLECRLDNIVYRLGFANSIAGARQMVVHGHFLVNGNKVNIPSFSVSIGDLITLREKSQRNETFKNNFLSNIINTYPYLDKNANEFSGTLLRYPLRNEVPIEVNDSLIVEFYSKLS, from the coding sequence ATGGCAAAAATGAGAACACCAAGATTTAAATTATGTAGAAGATTAGGATTAAATGTAATTGGTCATCCTAATGCAATGAAAAGAGCTAATAATGGTAGTGCTAGAAATGCGAAAAAACTTTCTGCTTATGGAACTCAGTTGTTAGAAAAGCAAAGATTACGAGCATATTATGGTGTCATGGAAAAACAGTTCTCTAATTATGTAAAAAAAGCTCTAAAAGATAAAGAACAAACTGGATATTCTTTAATTAAAAGATTAGAATGCAGACTTGATAATATTGTTTACAGATTAGGATTTGCAAATTCAATAGCTGGCGCACGTCAAATGGTAGTACATGGCCATTTCTTAGTAAATGGAAACAAAGTAAATATTCCATCATTTAGTGTCAGCATAGGAGATTTAATTACTTTAAGAGAAAAATCCCAAAGAAATGAAACTTTTAAAAATAATTTTTTATCTAATATTATTAATACTTATCCATATTTAGATAAAAATGCAAATGAATTTTCGGGTACTCTTCTAAGATATCCTCTTAGAAATGAAGTTCCCATTGAAGTTAATGATTCATTAATTGTTGAATTTTATTCAAAATTAAGTTAA
- a CDS encoding DUF2325 domain-containing protein — MSIVIIGGHDRMVCEYKRICKDYNCKAKVFTQMPNNLKKQIGRPDLLVVFTNTISHKMIQCALSKKNVNEAELIRCHTSSGNALKKILDCKCCKEH, encoded by the coding sequence ATGAGTATTGTAATAATTGGTGGGCATGATCGAATGGTATGTGAATACAAAAGAATATGCAAAGATTACAATTGTAAGGCAAAAGTATTTACTCAAATGCCTAATAATTTAAAAAAGCAAATTGGAAGACCTGATTTGTTGGTAGTATTTACGAATACTATATCACATAAGATGATACAGTGTGCTTTATCCAAGAAAAATGTAAACGAAGCTGAACTAATAAGATGTCATACTAGCAGTGGAAATGCATTAAAAAAAATATTAGACTGTAAATGCTGTAAAGAGCATTAA
- a CDS encoding metal-dependent transcriptional regulator has product MNTNESVENYLETILILSQTLPVVRSIDVATELNFKKPSVSVAMRNLREKEYITMTNEGYIHLTDTGKKIASMVYEKHTFLSQWLEALGVDPKTAAEDACRIEHVISNESFKAIKKYVNKNTLNIKSS; this is encoded by the coding sequence ATGAATACAAATGAATCAGTTGAAAATTATTTAGAAACCATTTTAATATTAAGCCAAACTCTGCCTGTAGTTCGTTCTATTGATGTGGCTACTGAGCTTAATTTTAAAAAACCTAGTGTAAGTGTTGCTATGAGAAATCTTCGCGAAAAAGAATACATAACCATGACAAATGAAGGATATATTCACCTTACTGATACAGGCAAAAAAATAGCAAGTATGGTTTACGAGAAACATACTTTTCTTTCTCAATGGTTAGAAGCTCTCGGCGTAGATCCTAAAACTGCTGCTGAAGATGCCTGCAGAATTGAACATGTTATAAGCAATGAAAGCTTTAAAGCTATAAAAAAATATGTTAATAAAAATACTCTTAATATTAAATCATCTTAA
- a CDS encoding HD domain-containing phosphohydrolase has protein sequence MILDFEMYHDIIEALAASLDAKDVYTAGHSTRVGNIAYDLSKKLNLDNASLQMIHISGHLHDIGKIGVPDNVLKKTGKLNTYEWEQMKMHSEIGYNILKKTNSLKEISRIVLHHHERWDGNGYPHGLSKEEIPLGSRIIAICDSIDAMRSKRPYKQPIGNIECYNEILNNKGIMYDPIITDCIIENWNSIVVPYYL, from the coding sequence ATGATATTAGATTTTGAAATGTATCATGATATTATTGAAGCATTGGCTGCATCATTAGATGCAAAGGATGTTTATACTGCTGGGCATTCTACTAGAGTTGGAAATATAGCGTATGATTTAAGCAAAAAATTGAATCTAGATAATGCAAGTTTACAGATGATTCATATTTCAGGGCATTTGCACGATATCGGTAAAATAGGTGTACCAGATAATGTATTAAAAAAAACTGGTAAACTTAATACATATGAATGGGAACAAATGAAAATGCATTCTGAAATAGGCTATAACATATTAAAAAAGACAAACAGTTTAAAAGAAATTTCGCGTATAGTTTTACATCATCATGAAAGATGGGATGGGAATGGCTATCCCCATGGATTATCTAAAGAAGAAATTCCTTTAGGCTCTCGGATAATAGCTATTTGTGATTCCATAGATGCTATGAGAAGTAAAAGGCCTTATAAACAACCAATAGGTAATATTGAATGTTATAATGAAATATTAAATAACAAAGGAATTATGTATGATCCTATAATTACAGATTGCATAATTGAAAATTGGAATTCAATTGTGGTTCCATATTACTTATAA
- a CDS encoding alpha/beta hydrolase: MKTNSVFKTEEGKNVVIKFYDELLQKLALSYEKFYVDTKYGKTFIIASGEKSDPPLILLHGSGMNSVMWLRDIKKYSKTYRVYAVDMLGEPGKSDENRPSLSDSSYAEWLKEVFEKLSIERANVIGISLGAWLAIKFSVNYPEMVAKLVLLCPSGVGPQKTSFIFKAIFYGVLGEKGIDKLYYKVNGNQPIPEEMLKYQKLIGKNFNYRRETIPIFSDDELKLLTMPTVLFVGAKDIMLHSDKTARRLGNLLPHAQINILPEAGHSNVNNPDKIIEWMNLQ, from the coding sequence ATGAAAACAAATAGTGTATTTAAAACAGAAGAAGGAAAAAATGTGGTTATAAAATTTTATGATGAACTTCTTCAAAAATTGGCACTATCATATGAAAAATTTTATGTGGATACAAAGTATGGAAAGACCTTTATTATAGCTAGCGGTGAAAAAAGTGATCCACCTCTTATATTATTACATGGAAGCGGTATGAATTCTGTAATGTGGCTAAGAGATATAAAGAAGTATTCTAAAACTTATAGAGTGTATGCTGTAGATATGTTAGGTGAGCCTGGAAAAAGTGATGAAAACCGTCCTTCATTAAGTGACTCTTCTTATGCAGAATGGCTTAAGGAGGTTTTTGAAAAGCTATCAATAGAAAGAGCCAATGTTATAGGAATCTCCTTAGGAGCATGGCTGGCAATAAAGTTTTCGGTAAATTATCCAGAAATGGTAGCTAAACTTGTATTGCTTTGTCCATCTGGGGTAGGACCACAAAAGACATCTTTTATTTTTAAAGCTATATTTTATGGTGTTCTAGGAGAAAAAGGCATAGATAAGTTATATTACAAAGTGAATGGCAATCAGCCTATACCAGAAGAAATGTTAAAATATCAAAAGCTTATAGGAAAGAACTTCAATTATAGGAGAGAAACCATTCCTATATTTTCTGATGATGAATTAAAGCTGTTAACTATGCCAACAGTGTTATTTGTAGGAGCAAAGGATATAATGTTACATTCAGACAAGACTGCAAGGCGTTTAGGCAATTTACTTCCACATGCACAAATAAATATTTTACCTGAGGCTGGACATTCAAATGTTAATAATCCAGATAAGATAATAGAATGGATGAACTTACAATGA